A part of Paenibacillus sp. IHBB 10380 genomic DNA contains:
- a CDS encoding leucine-rich repeat domain-containing protein translates to MRMYTDPKGEAYEQVIDLAIRNSECFVLGEKISADVVRGHYTSVLEELEPYLVKTIVIQDDNMDEVTQISNTYRSHAFYTVGTYNFYRCCEESGYLLKQMANRLSDWIYPSLPEDLCFLKEGGGDYLYSVVHEHMYGMEVTEEEAIELMDRITGLFLELKSHRDLDRLLDDAIKHKADWIYISGHGLTELPERIRELTEMRDLEIFEQDLYRLPEGLFELSKLERLTIMTADLESIPASIARLKNLRELCIHCASSDRPTPGYRIKPKEEISLNRIPPEIGKLEQLERLTIQYTSIHELPPELEKLKRLRILDLGMCMINRKPDFLYDMKQLKYINVSRDSLWETIESEQ, encoded by the coding sequence ATGAGAATGTATACAGACCCTAAAGGTGAAGCTTACGAGCAGGTAATAGATTTGGCAATACGGAACTCGGAATGTTTTGTACTTGGGGAGAAAATATCGGCTGATGTGGTACGGGGCCATTACACAAGCGTATTGGAAGAGCTGGAACCCTATCTGGTGAAAACAATCGTAATCCAAGACGATAATATGGATGAAGTTACACAAATAAGTAATACCTATCGCAGTCATGCCTTTTATACCGTAGGAACCTACAATTTTTATAGATGCTGCGAAGAAAGCGGGTACCTACTGAAGCAAATGGCAAACCGCCTGTCGGATTGGATTTATCCTAGCCTACCGGAAGACTTGTGTTTCTTGAAAGAAGGTGGCGGAGACTACCTTTACTCGGTTGTACATGAACATATGTATGGTATGGAAGTAACTGAGGAAGAAGCAATCGAACTGATGGATCGAATTACAGGGCTTTTTTTGGAATTAAAGTCTCACCGGGACCTGGATCGTCTGCTAGATGATGCCATTAAGCATAAAGCTGACTGGATTTATATAAGTGGGCATGGGCTGACAGAGCTGCCTGAGCGAATCCGGGAGCTTACAGAGATGCGTGATCTAGAAATTTTTGAACAGGATCTTTATCGTCTACCCGAAGGGCTATTCGAATTAAGCAAGCTTGAACGCTTGACAATCATGACGGCTGATTTGGAGAGTATTCCCGCATCAATAGCCAGGCTGAAGAACCTGAGAGAGCTTTGCATCCATTGTGCGAGCTCGGATCGGCCGACTCCAGGGTATCGGATCAAGCCGAAGGAAGAGATCAGCCTAAACCGAATCCCACCGGAGATTGGAAAGCTGGAACAACTGGAGAGGCTTACGATTCAATACACCTCGATCCATGAGCTACCGCCCGAGTTAGAGAAGCTGAAGCGCCTGCGAATCTTGGACTTAGGAATGTGTATGATCAATCGGAAGCCTGATTTCCTCTATGATATGAAGCAACTGAAATACATTAATGTGTCACGGGACTCGTTATGGGAAACGATTGAATCAGAACAATAG
- a CDS encoding DUF3888 domain-containing protein encodes MIMKKIIIADFLTVALSLLSPMQSNAETSYHTPHEDSEELRLQDMLMNFLNPYMNDAVRDYYQRLLLEPPLVYPYFVDVVDSKRINGFRGFILSITLDVTPVVGSHISVGEDRLTFEISAGPEVKLVNYTHLKTYELPPHWQDIVKKPVK; translated from the coding sequence ATGATTATGAAAAAAATCATTATAGCTGATTTTCTGACTGTGGCATTGAGCCTGCTATCTCCTATGCAATCAAACGCCGAAACTAGTTATCACACTCCTCATGAAGACTCAGAAGAGCTGAGATTGCAGGATATGCTTATGAATTTTTTAAATCCATATATGAACGATGCTGTTCGGGATTATTATCAACGTTTATTGCTGGAACCGCCGCTAGTATATCCGTATTTCGTTGATGTAGTGGACTCAAAGAGGATAAATGGATTTCGTGGATTCATCTTATCAATAACGCTCGATGTGACGCCTGTTGTCGGATCACATATTTCTGTCGGAGAAGACAGGTTAACGTTTGAAATTTCAGCGGGACCTGAGGTTAAACTGGTTAATTACACCCACTTAAAGACTTATGAGCTCCCTCCTCATTGGCAGGACATTGTCAAGAAACCTGTGAAATAA